GTGGGGGCAGGTGGAGTTTCACATTCAATCTGACCTCGATGACATTGCAGGATTGCTAGCAAAATCGCGGCCGGGTGACACGTGGTCGATTGGACCCGGGGTCGGTGATTTTGGCGAAGGCGCAATCGAATCTCGCAATGACTTGCTGTTCATTTCCCATGGTACGGGGCTTGCGCCACTGCGCTCCTTCATGTTCGAGCTGATGAATCAGGCCGCTCCGCCTCGTCTGCATTTCTTTGTGGGCGCCGATTACCCAGGCGAATTGTACGAGCTCATGGGCATGTGGAATTTCGCCGCCGCGAGCCCCTGGCTATCAGTCGTGCCGGTTTCTGAACATGATGAAGACGCATGGTGGGTGCAGGCGACTGAGGCCTCGAAACCACCACGTGGCCTGCATCTTCACCAGGTAGGGTCCATGGCGGATATAGTGACGCAGGCTGGTGCCTGGGCAGATCGGACCGTGCTGATTGCGGGGCCCGAAGCGTGGGCGAAGAATGTGCGGCGCGCCATGATCAGGCGCGGCACGCCGGCAGCTCAGATTGAGATGTTGGGGTGTTAGCCAGCGGTCTTAGCCTTTTAGGACCGGCAGGGTGTCGCGAATCTTGCCCAAATCGCTGACATCGATGTCAGCAATCAATAGTTCAGGCTCATACCCGGCACTCGTCTTGACGTGGCCGTGTGGGTTAACCACCATGGAATGGCCAATGCCGGTTGGACCTGTGCGTTCCTTCTTCAATTCTTCCGACAGCCGCGCTTGACCGCACGCAAGAATCCAAGTCGTGGAATCCAAGGCGCGGGCACGGGGAAGAATCTCCCACTGCTCAAGCTTGCCGTCACCGTCCTGCCACGACGTCGGCACGATAACCACCTCGGCACCCATGTGGGCAAGCTCCTTGAACTGCTCCGGGAAACGAATGTCATAGCAAGTAGCCACCCCGAAGCTAATGCCGTCGACGTCAAAAACCGCCAGCTCATCACCCGGTTTCACGGTGTCAGACTCCCTATAACCAAAGGCGTCATAGGTGTGAATCTTGTTGTACCCCTCGTGCATATCCGCCCCAGAAATAAGCAAAGTATTATGCACCCGGCTAATGGTCTTGCCGTCACGCTCGACCGTATCAGCAGGCGTAAACATGCCCGCAATAATGACAATGCCCAGTTCATCGGCCAAATTTCTCACCGCAGTGGAGAACTCGCCATCCAATTCCTCGGCTTGTCCATCTAGTCGGCCCGTGCCAAAAGCCTGAGACGTGGCCTCCGGGAACACCACGATCCGCGCTCCCTGCGCAGCCGCCTTCCTCGCTTGATCTTCGAGGAGCCCAAAGTTTTCCATCTTATCGTGATTCGTTGTGATCTGTGCCAAAGCGATACGCATAATCCACAGCCTAGGCGCTACCAAAGAGGTTATCCACAGGTTTGAGACATCTATGTTTGCCAAGATGGCAAGTAGCGACTTTGATCAACGTCATGTACCTCAACAAAAACCTACCCAACTTGCTCGTACACACGCCGATCACAACCACTAGCCCACATCTACCTGCCACGCCGAGCCACACCGCCACCGCGCTTGGCTCAGCGCAGGAGCACTGGGGGCAGACGCTTTTCGACGTCAACCTCCACCTCTCCGACCACCTTTTAGATATGCAGACTGTCAGCACCGCCATGCTTAACCTCGATGCCTCAATCTCCTCTTCGTTGGAAAGTATCCACTAATGCTTGCTCTACGAAGTGTTGATTTAGAACTCACCGCCTCATCCATCGAACAAGCAGCGCGTCGTTTGGCTGCGACATCGACTGAGCAGCAGGCGCATTGGAGCGACGTGGCAACGCTTACTGATGCTTCTTCCTTTGAGATGGGCTTCAATCGCCTCGATTCCTACGTATATGACCTCTCACATCTGTCTTCGCAAATGCTCGATGTTGCTCGGACAGTGTTAGCCACCTCTGACGTAGTGAAAACCCTAGAAGGGTACATCGCTTATCTAGAAAACCTCGCTGATAGATCTATAACGATCACCGTCATGCTTAACTATTTGTCCAGCATAGGGCAACTTTTAGATCTTCTTTGCGCCCGTGAAATCGACGCCCTCTGCGTAGCCCTCACCCCTGCCCCGTTACGACACCTCTCCGACTTCACGGGGTTGCCTAGCACCGCAATCCACGAGTACCACCTCATCAACGCCCCACCAGCTATCCAAGTATTAACGGCAGCTAACCCCGACATGCAGATCCTCGAATCAGGCGACGGCACCCTCGTCGCAGCCTTCGGCGACATCGATACCGCGTCAACTGCCACCACCATCGTCGCCGGTGTGGGATCCTCCGACCCCTCCTCCTGGCAATCGAACCTAGACAGAGCGCGTACCGTCCACACCACAACCGGTTCCGCGACGGTTCTCTGGCTGGGCTATCAAGCTCCACAATCCATCCCGCTAGCGGTCTCTGGACAAGCAGCATCACGAGCAGCCCCCGACCTTCAACGATTTCAGGCTTCGCTCAAGGCGCGAACGCCTTCCCAAAGTCAGGTTGTCGTAGGCTATAGCTATGGATCCACGGTGGTGGGACATGCTGCGCGTGGCGGTGAACTAGATGCCGACGCAATTGTGCTGGTCGGTAGTCCCGGTGCAGGATCAGGGATCGTCCACGCCTCCCAGTTGGGTACTCCGGTGTACTCCGTGACCGGCCACGCAGATCCCATCGGTTTTTCCGCCACCGACCTGGGCGGTATCCATGGTGCCGATCCCACCTCCAGATCTTTTGGCGCGACGGTGTGGGATTCTGGCTCTGATCATTCCGGCTACTGGGAGGACCCACAATTCTTGGCGAACTTGGAAACAGTGGTGAAATCAGTCCAGAAATGACGAAAACCGACACCGAGTTGATCTTTGGTGATGATCGTCGGTGTCGGCTTCAGTTGGGACTTTCTATCAGAAGAGTCCGGTTGGGTTTGGATCGTAGGATACGAGCAGGTTCTTGGTCTGCTGGTAGTGGCTGAGCATCATGAGGTGGTTCTCACGGCCAATGCCGGACTCCTTGTATCCACCGAAGGCAGAGTGAGCTGGGTAGTTGTGGTACTGGTTGACCCACACACGACCTGCCTGGATAGCACGGCCTGCACGGTAAACGGTGTTTTGATCGCGAGACCAAACGCCTGCGCCAAGGCCGTAGTTGGTGTCGTTTGCGATACGGATGGCCTCATCAAAGTCACTAAAGGTAGCAACAGAGAGGACTGGTCCGAAGATTTCCTCGCGGAAGATCCGCATGTCGTTGGTGCCACGGAAAACGGTTGGCTCAATGTAGTAGCCGTTGTCCAGGCCATCAACCTTGTTAATCTTGCCACCGGTGAGGGTTTCTGCGCCTTCTTCTGGGCCGATCTTCAGGTAGGAAGAGATCTTGTCCATCTGCTCCTGGGAAGCCTGAGCGCCCATCATGGTCTCGGTGTCGAGTGGGTTGCCGAGCTTGATGTTCTTAACGCGCTGGACGCCCAGCTCGAGGAATTCATCAGCGATGGACTCATGAACCAAGGCGCGGGAAGGACAGGTGCACACCTCACCCTGGTTGAGAGCGAACATCGCGAATCCTTCGACAGCCTTCTTACGGAAAGGATCATCCTTGGACAGGACATCCTCGAAGAAGATGGATGGGGACTTGCCGCCGAGCTCCAGCGTGACGGGAATGATCTTGTCGGAGGCTGCACGGTTGATGATCTTACCGACCTGGGTGGAACCGGTGAACGCGATCTTGCCAATGCGGTCAGAGCTGGACAGCGCGTCACCTGCCTCCTCACCGAGACCGTTGACGATGTTGACAACGCCATCTGGAATGAGGTCGCCGATGATGTTCATCAGGTACAGAATCGACGCTGGGGTCTGCTCTGCTGGCTTCATGACGATGGCGTTACCCGCAGCCAGTGCAGGAGCAAGCTTCCAGGTAGCCATGAGGATTGGGAAGTTCCAAGGAATGATCTGGCCGACGACACCAATTGGCTCGTTGAAGTGATACGCAACGGTGTTGTGGTCGATCTGGGAGGAACGATCTTCCTGAGCACGGATTGCGCCCGCGAAGTAACGGAAGTGATCAATAGCCAATGGGATATCAGCGGCAAGAGTCTCACGGACAGCCTTACCGTTTTCCCAGGTCTCAGCAACCGCGATCTCCTCGAGGTGCTCCTCCATGCGATCCGCAATGCGGTGAAGCATCAGTGCGCGTTCTGCGACGGAGGTCTTGCCCCAGGCGTCAGCGGCAGCGTGTGCTGCATCCAATGCGAGCTCAATATCTGCCTTGGTGCCGCGCGCGACTTCACAGAAAACCTCACCGGTAACGGGGGAGATGTTCTCAAGGTACTGGCCTTCTACTGGTGGAACCCACTTGCCACCAATGTAGTTCTCATAGCGCTTTTCATAGTTAACGATCGAGCCTTCAGTACCTGGATTTGCGTAGACAGTCATTGTGTCTCCTTTGCGCCGCATCCACCAGAGCACATATGTGCATCAGGTGACAGTTAGTGAATTGATGTGATGACGCGCACATTTGCACGCTTAGCAGCAACCATAGGCGCGAAAGGTTTTACTCGCTAGAACCTCGAAACCAATTCAGGGCGGTGTAAAGCGTCTGCGCTGCTCAGAACCGCTTGACAATACAGAAGGGCACCCCCATTCGGGGGACTTTGGGTGAAGTTTGAAGATTCAATAAACAGAAGCGGGTGCTCTTTCTTGTAAGAAAGAACACCCGCTTGGATTGCCGGAGAGACGCGTCGACAAGCAAATTATTTGGATCGGCCTTTGCGCCGTTCCCACATGACCACGGCGGTTGACCGGGGCACGTGCACTAGCTCGCCTCGCGGGCGACCCTGGCGGATTTGCTCCTTGAGGTGCTCGTTTTCGGCCTTGACCTTGCGCAACGACTCCTTGAGGTTACGGTTTTCCTCGCCGAGCTCAATAATCGCCTTGATGCCCGCCAAGTTCACGCCCTCCTCCTGGCTGAGGTGTTGAATCTTGCGAAGAAGTTCAACATCGGCACGGGAATAACGGCGACCGCCACCGCGAGTACGCATTGGAGTTACCAAACCCATGCGGTCATATGTGCGCAGGGTTTGAGCGTGCATACCCGCGAGTTCCGCGGCGGCAGAGATGACGAAGACGTCACCGGGAAAATGCGAGAAATCGATAGGCCCGTTGGAGTCCTGATTTTCTTCGGGATCGTGGCATGTGTCTTTCTGGTTTTTCGGTGTGGATGCCATGTGATTCGTCACCTCCTTTCTTAGCGTGATTAGCAGGACTGCCTAGCGGTTCTTGTCCAGCGGTTCTTGGCTAGCGGTTCTTGCCCGCCCAGCCCGCGCGCGGATCGAAGCCTGATTGGGCTTCGGCTTCAGCATAAGCGCGCAGTGCCTCGGTTGCGGCGTCGTTGAGGTTCTTTGGCACCGACACTTGGACGGTAACCATCAAATCTCCAGATACACCACGGTTTTCGATACCGCGACCACGAACCCTCAGCGTACGACCATTTGAGGTTCCCGCAGGCAGCTTCAACTTGACTGGCTTGTCGAGCGTCGGCACGGAGATCGCCGCACCCAAAGCAAGCTCGGTGAAGCTGACAGGGATGGTGACCAAAATATTGTTGCCGTCGCGGGTAAACACGTCATCCTTTTTCACGGATACCCTGACGAAGAGGTCGCCTGCAGGTTTGCCATTGGGACCAGCTTCGCCTTGGCCAGCAAGACGCACCTTCTGGCCATCTTCCACACCGGCTGGGATGCGGACCGTGATGGACCTGGACTTATGGACGGTGCCTCGACCGTTGCAATTGTCACAAGGGTCGGTGATGACTTCGCCGGCTCCGCCGCAGTTGGGACATGGAGCGGAAAAGCCGAAAGCGCCCTTGTTTTCCGAGGTAAATCCAGTGCCGGCACACACACCACACTTGGCGGGGTGGCCAGACTTTGAGCCTGATCCATGGCAGGTGTTGCACGGGGCCTCACCAGTTAGTTCCACAGGGATGGTCGTGCCTTTAGCTGCCTCGACGAAGGAAAGGGTGATGTCGGTTTCTACATCCGCCCCCCGCGTCGGCCGAGCTGACTGGCGAGGACCAGAGCCGCGGTTGAAAAGGCCACCGAAGATATCGCCCAGACCGCCGTCCGCAGAAAATCCTCCACCTTGTCCGGATCCTCCGAAGATGTCGGAGGCGTCGAATCCGCCCGTCGACGTGCGAAACCCGCCGGGGAATCCCGTACCTCCGCTTCCGAATCCTCCGCGGATTCCGCCAGAGGCTAGGAGTGCTTTGAGCTCGTCGTATTCTTTACGCTTCTTGTCGTCGCCGAGGACGTCATATGCCTCGGCCGCCTTTTTGAATCGATCTTCAGCGGCCTTATCACCTGGGTTTTTATCGGGGTGATTTTCTCGAGCTAGCTTACGATAAGCCTTTTTGATCTCATCATCAGTGGCGGACGAGGAGACCCCCAGGTCTGCATAATAGTTCTTATTTGCCCATTCGCTGTTGTTCACTGGGCATCTCCTCCTTCCTTAAAGTCTCATCTGCTCTCATCTGAGGTGAAGTATATGCAGTTTTTTGAAAGTTTCTTATTAGTTTTTGCTTTGTTTCAGTTGTAGTCCAGGAGCCGTCGGGGATACATCCGGTCTTACCCGGGTTTTCGGTGGCTGTGACCCGGTTTTGCTAGTTTTCCGGTTTTGCCCACTGGCCGGCGGATACAGAGCTCCTCGGTGTGAGGGGCTTGCTGTATCCGCCGATTACTTCATGTAGCCGTGGACAACGGCGGATACCAGCTGTGAAAACTAGAGGTTCTAGTCTTCTGGATCTCCAATGAGAACCATTGCAGTGCGGATGACTTTGTCGCCGAGACGGTAGCCCTTGCGGAGCACCGTGCCCAGAACTTTGACGTCACCCTGGGAGAGATCCTGAACTGCTTCGTGGATCTCAGGGTCGAACTCTTCGCCAACAGCACCGAAGGATTCAACCTTCATGCCACCAAGGATGTTGACAAGCTTGTCAGACAGAGCCTTAAGTGGGCCTTCCCCGAGGTCACCGTGCTGGGCAGCCAAGTCAAGATCATCCAGCACTGGAAGGAGCTGGGATACAACTCCCGCACGTGCGGTGTCGATGATGCCCTGGCGTTCGCGCTCGGTGCGACGACGGTAGTTGGCATACTCTGCGGTGACACGCTGAAGGTCTTCAGTGCGCTCGGCCAGCTGCTGTTCGACATCGGAGACTTCGCCGTCGCCATCAGCGTCTGGATCAATGTCAGCGAATGCTTCGTTGATTTCGGCTTCTAGCTCGGGAGAAATCTCGTCCTCTGTGGCCTGTCCTGCTTGGGAATCCGCAGCCTGGCGGGCAGCTGCTTCTTCAGCTGCCTGCTCGGCACGATCTGCAGAGGTTGCCTCTGGATCGGTGTTTTCTGGATCCCCGGGGTTGTCGGGCATTCCGTTAGGGGTTGTCATTTATTTCTTGTCCTC
The window above is part of the Corynebacterium deserti GIMN1.010 genome. Proteins encoded here:
- a CDS encoding heat shock protein transcriptional repressor HspR — its product is MASTPKNQKDTCHDPEENQDSNGPIDFSHFPGDVFVISAAAELAGMHAQTLRTYDRMGLVTPMRTRGGGRRYSRADVELLRKIQHLSQEEGVNLAGIKAIIELGEENRNLKESLRKVKAENEHLKEQIRQGRPRGELVHVPRSTAVVMWERRKGRSK
- the exaC gene encoding acetaldehyde dehydrogenase ExaC; translation: MTVYANPGTEGSIVNYEKRYENYIGGKWVPPVEGQYLENISPVTGEVFCEVARGTKADIELALDAAHAAADAWGKTSVAERALMLHRIADRMEEHLEEIAVAETWENGKAVRETLAADIPLAIDHFRYFAGAIRAQEDRSSQIDHNTVAYHFNEPIGVVGQIIPWNFPILMATWKLAPALAAGNAIVMKPAEQTPASILYLMNIIGDLIPDGVVNIVNGLGEEAGDALSSSDRIGKIAFTGSTQVGKIINRAASDKIIPVTLELGGKSPSIFFEDVLSKDDPFRKKAVEGFAMFALNQGEVCTCPSRALVHESIADEFLELGVQRVKNIKLGNPLDTETMMGAQASQEQMDKISSYLKIGPEEGAETLTGGKINKVDGLDNGYYIEPTVFRGTNDMRIFREEIFGPVLSVATFSDFDEAIRIANDTNYGLGAGVWSRDQNTVYRAGRAIQAGRVWVNQYHNYPAHSAFGGYKESGIGRENHLMMLSHYQQTKNLLVSYDPNPTGLF
- the grpE gene encoding nucleotide exchange factor GrpE; its protein translation is MTTPNGMPDNPGDPENTDPEATSADRAEQAAEEAAARQAADSQAGQATEDEISPELEAEINEAFADIDPDADGDGEVSDVEQQLAERTEDLQRVTAEYANYRRRTERERQGIIDTARAGVVSQLLPVLDDLDLAAQHGDLGEGPLKALSDKLVNILGGMKVESFGAVGEEFDPEIHEAVQDLSQGDVKVLGTVLRKGYRLGDKVIRTAMVLIGDPED
- a CDS encoding carbon-nitrogen hydrolase family protein, which gives rise to MRIALAQITTNHDKMENFGLLEDQARKAAAQGARIVVFPEATSQAFGTGRLDGQAEELDGEFSTAVRNLADELGIVIIAGMFTPADTVERDGKTISRVHNTLLISGADMHEGYNKIHTYDAFGYRESDTVKPGDELAVFDVDGISFGVATCYDIRFPEQFKELAHMGAEVVIVPTSWQDGDGKLEQWEILPRARALDSTTWILACGQARLSEELKKERTGPTGIGHSMVVNPHGHVKTSAGYEPELLIADIDVSDLGKIRDTLPVLKG
- a CDS encoding alpha/beta hydrolase, which gives rise to MLALRSVDLELTASSIEQAARRLAATSTEQQAHWSDVATLTDASSFEMGFNRLDSYVYDLSHLSSQMLDVARTVLATSDVVKTLEGYIAYLENLADRSITITVMLNYLSSIGQLLDLLCAREIDALCVALTPAPLRHLSDFTGLPSTAIHEYHLINAPPAIQVLTAANPDMQILESGDGTLVAAFGDIDTASTATTIVAGVGSSDPSSWQSNLDRARTVHTTTGSATVLWLGYQAPQSIPLAVSGQAASRAAPDLQRFQASLKARTPSQSQVVVGYSYGSTVVGHAARGGELDADAIVLVGSPGAGSGIVHASQLGTPVYSVTGHADPIGFSATDLGGIHGADPTSRSFGATVWDSGSDHSGYWEDPQFLANLETVVKSVQK
- the dnaJ gene encoding molecular chaperone DnaJ, whose amino-acid sequence is MNNSEWANKNYYADLGVSSSATDDEIKKAYRKLARENHPDKNPGDKAAEDRFKKAAEAYDVLGDDKKRKEYDELKALLASGGIRGGFGSGGTGFPGGFRTSTGGFDASDIFGGSGQGGGFSADGGLGDIFGGLFNRGSGPRQSARPTRGADVETDITLSFVEAAKGTTIPVELTGEAPCNTCHGSGSKSGHPAKCGVCAGTGFTSENKGAFGFSAPCPNCGGAGEVITDPCDNCNGRGTVHKSRSITVRIPAGVEDGQKVRLAGQGEAGPNGKPAGDLFVRVSVKKDDVFTRDGNNILVTIPVSFTELALGAAISVPTLDKPVKLKLPAGTSNGRTLRVRGRGIENRGVSGDLMVTVQVSVPKNLNDAATEALRAYAEAEAQSGFDPRAGWAGKNR